In a genomic window of Thermodesulfatator atlanticus DSM 21156:
- a CDS encoding shikimate dehydrogenase has product MDTYGIIGWPVSHSLSPAMHNAAFKALGIKAVYGLLPLHPSKLKEGIEGIRVLNIKGVSVTVPHKENVMAFLDEVDNIAREIGAVNIIINQEGKLFGVNTDWIGAKKAIEQKINLSGKKAVVIGAGGAARAVVYALVKGGAQVLIFNRTYEKAQKLASELGGEPFPLSQIKNATGDVLVQTTSVGLNEDQSPVPKEILSRFKVVMDIVYKPLETRLLREAKEAGCEVIDGLEMLVYQGVEQFFLWKNIRPSAELMRKAALEELSGEKNGR; this is encoded by the coding sequence ATGGATACTTATGGAATAATTGGCTGGCCGGTTTCTCATTCCTTATCTCCTGCTATGCACAATGCGGCTTTTAAAGCCTTGGGCATTAAAGCGGTTTATGGCCTTCTCCCCCTGCATCCCTCAAAACTAAAAGAAGGAATAGAAGGCATTAGGGTGCTTAACATAAAAGGTGTTTCTGTTACGGTGCCTCACAAAGAGAATGTTATGGCCTTTCTTGATGAAGTTGACAATATTGCTCGTGAAATTGGGGCAGTTAACATCATAATAAACCAAGAAGGTAAGCTTTTTGGTGTAAATACCGATTGGATCGGTGCAAAAAAAGCTATCGAGCAAAAAATAAATCTTTCTGGGAAAAAGGCCGTAGTTATTGGGGCAGGGGGGGCTGCGCGTGCGGTGGTTTATGCCTTGGTGAAAGGTGGGGCTCAGGTACTAATCTTTAACCGCACTTACGAAAAAGCTCAAAAACTGGCAAGTGAACTAGGGGGAGAGCCTTTCCCTTTATCCCAAATCAAAAATGCCACAGGAGATGTTTTAGTTCAGACCACAAGTGTGGGGCTTAATGAAGACCAAAGCCCCGTGCCTAAAGAAATTCTTTCACGGTTTAAAGTGGTAATGGATATTGTATACAAACCCCTTGAAACACGTCTTCTCAGAGAGGCCAAAGAGGCAGGTTGTGAGGTAATAGACGGTTTAGAAATGCTCGTTTATCAGGGAGTTGAGCAATTCTTTTTGTGGAAAAATATTAGACCTTCTGCAGAGCTTATGCGCAAAGCGGCTTTAGAAGAATTATCAGGAGAAAAAAATGGACGCTAA
- the aroA gene encoding 3-phosphoshikimate 1-carboxyvinyltransferase, with protein MDAKKVTPVAKPLNAKVKVPGSKSITQRALICAALAEGESFLEGALRSEDPDLLAHALTSTGVSVEFAADSFRVKGVGGRPHLSGKEIFMGNNGTGTRFFLAFASLGRGTPIVVTGTKRLCERPFKPLIDALRAWGAELRSLKNEGFLPVEIQGGGLSGQEVEVSVTESSQFLSALLLVGPYTKEPAKIKLTSPLVSRPYVDLTIAIMRAFGAEITEKESLFSVSHKRYQPKKFKVEGDASSASYFLAAAALAGGQVTVTNLPKESLQGDSAFAGILSRMGCEVSYQDGVTVKRDLAKPLKAIDINMGRYPDLVPTLAVVAAKAQGKTLIRGVPHLRFKETDRLKAVANELKKCGVPVEELEDGLIIEGQEKIKGAKIETYEDHRIAMAFAILGLVVPGIIIKNPSCVAKSFPNFWEVLEGLYRQ; from the coding sequence ATGGACGCTAAAAAAGTCACACCAGTAGCAAAACCTCTTAATGCCAAAGTAAAAGTTCCTGGCTCCAAGAGCATCACCCAGCGTGCTCTCATTTGCGCCGCCCTAGCAGAAGGTGAGTCTTTTTTAGAGGGAGCCCTGCGCAGTGAAGACCCTGATCTTTTGGCCCATGCTTTAACTAGTACCGGAGTTAGTGTTGAGTTTGCGGCAGATAGTTTCAGGGTAAAAGGGGTAGGGGGGCGCCCTCATCTTTCAGGAAAAGAAATATTTATGGGCAATAACGGCACAGGGACCAGATTTTTTCTTGCCTTTGCTTCATTGGGCAGGGGGACTCCTATTGTGGTCACGGGGACCAAGCGCCTTTGTGAAAGGCCTTTTAAACCTCTCATCGACGCCCTTAGAGCTTGGGGGGCTGAGCTTCGTTCGCTTAAAAATGAAGGTTTTTTGCCAGTGGAAATCCAGGGTGGCGGCTTAAGCGGCCAAGAAGTAGAAGTTTCTGTAACAGAAAGTAGCCAGTTTCTTTCAGCTCTTCTTTTAGTAGGGCCATATACTAAAGAGCCTGCCAAGATAAAACTTACTAGCCCTTTGGTTTCCAGGCCGTACGTAGATCTTACCATAGCCATTATGCGCGCCTTTGGCGCAGAAATTACTGAAAAAGAAAGTCTTTTTTCTGTTTCCCATAAAAGGTATCAGCCAAAGAAATTCAAAGTAGAAGGGGACGCTTCAAGTGCTTCTTATTTTTTGGCAGCGGCGGCTTTAGCAGGCGGACAGGTAACAGTAACGAACTTGCCCAAGGAATCTTTACAAGGGGATTCTGCCTTTGCTGGCATCCTTTCACGCATGGGCTGTGAGGTTTCTTACCAAGATGGCGTTACGGTAAAAAGAGATCTTGCGAAGCCTCTTAAGGCTATCGACATCAATATGGGGCGCTATCCAGACCTTGTTCCTACTTTGGCTGTAGTGGCAGCTAAGGCCCAGGGTAAAACCTTGATAAGGGGAGTTCCTCACCTGCGCTTTAAAGAAACAGATAGGCTGAAAGCTGTAGCTAATGAACTAAAAAAGTGTGGCGTGCCAGTAGAGGAACTCGAAGACGGCTTGATTATCGAAGGTCAAGAAAAAATAAAAGGTGCCAAAATAGAAACTTATGAAGACCACCGCATCGCCATGGCTTTTGCTATTTTAGGATTGGTTGTTCCAGGAATTATTATTAAAAATCCTAGTTGTGTGGCAAAATCTTTCCCTAATTTTTGGGAAGTTTTAGAAGGTCTTTACCGGCAATGA
- a CDS encoding shikimate kinase has translation MKIILIGFRATGKTTVGKKLAELLSIPFLDLDEYIVKKAGKTISEIVEEKGWPAFRELEKEALFEMSKKDNLVLALGGGAVMHADEMDLIKANSSVIWLKSHPEIILKRLSEDEKTCAFRPALTDKDLAEEISLLLSKREPLYEKYADLTVETDHKAPQEIAEEIFFSLKQSRALN, from the coding sequence ATGAAGATAATTTTAATCGGTTTTAGAGCTACTGGAAAAACTACCGTGGGAAAAAAACTTGCCGAGCTTCTTTCTATACCTTTTTTAGACCTTGACGAATATATCGTTAAAAAGGCCGGAAAGACCATTTCCGAAATAGTAGAAGAAAAAGGCTGGCCGGCTTTCAGGGAGTTAGAAAAAGAAGCCCTGTTTGAAATGAGCAAGAAGGACAACCTGGTATTGGCCTTAGGGGGTGGGGCTGTTATGCATGCTGATGAGATGGACCTTATCAAGGCTAATAGCTCTGTGATCTGGCTTAAGTCCCATCCGGAAATCATTTTAAAACGGCTCAGCGAAGACGAAAAAACCTGTGCTTTTCGCCCTGCTTTAACTGACAAAGATCTAGCCGAAGAAATAAGCCTTCTGTTAAGCAAAAGAGAACCCCTTTACGAAAAATACGCCGATTTAACCGTAGAAACAGATCACAAAGCTCCCCAGGAAATAGCAGAGGAAATTTTTTTCTCTTTGAAACAATCAAGGGCTTTAAACTAG
- a CDS encoding PEP-CTERM sorting domain-containing protein — protein sequence MKIKIGEGGYAPYIFNLLFLMTFSSTLLAAHIHFEEFFLKDVTLNSTNPFYEWTFDLENDDLYFWYIEEDNVQNQGFDFVTIEPNQDINDVTLYDGWFLGRILPGNDIHYAYLTMRFTSQNHNCCHNGNCSTCDAEARLILDNSIYGDYTIDGGNVFNNINVLTYVEDDHKLIVKLQLASCSGGGCCGCCDCDIKVDWVKISGCFECDVCDPIPEPSTIVLLGIGMFSVVTIFRRKLKRNGLS from the coding sequence TTGAAAATCAAAATAGGGGAGGGGGGTTATGCACCATATATTTTTAATTTGCTTTTTTTAATGACTTTTTCTTCAACTTTACTAGCAGCCCACATACATTTTGAAGAATTCTTTTTAAAAGACGTAACCCTAAATAGCACTAATCCGTTTTACGAATGGACTTTTGATTTAGAAAATGACGATCTTTATTTTTGGTACATAGAAGAAGATAATGTTCAGAATCAGGGATTTGATTTTGTAACAATCGAGCCCAATCAAGATATAAATGATGTGACGCTATATGATGGCTGGTTCTTAGGGAGAATCCTTCCAGGAAATGACATTCATTATGCTTATTTGACTATGAGATTTACTAGCCAGAACCATAATTGTTGCCATAACGGTAATTGTAGCACCTGTGATGCAGAAGCCAGGTTGATCCTTGATAATTCAATTTATGGCGACTATACCATTGATGGAGGAAATGTTTTTAACAATATCAATGTGCTTACATATGTCGAGGATGATCATAAGCTCATTGTTAAATTACAATTAGCGTCATGCTCAGGCGGCGGCTGCTGCGGCTGCTGCGATTGTGACATTAAAGTGGACTGGGTAAAAATTTCAGGTTGCTTTGAGTGCGATGTTTGTGATCCCATCCCTGAGCCTTCAACTATAGTGTTGCTGGGGATAGGGATGTTTAGCGTCGTTACTATTTTCCGCCGCAAATTAAAACGCAATGGCCTTTCTTAA